Proteins encoded together in one Ferroglobus placidus DSM 10642 window:
- a CDS encoding electron transfer flavoprotein subunit alpha/FixB family protein: MRVFAVAEIRLGELDPVSVELLNLANSVKGDGKSEAVVIGKDVGSFAEELAKYADVVWKIEDDSLENYNPELYADVLLQLFEKEKPDLILFPNSSRGAELAPLVASKLNAPIATDVVGVDVKDGIKVSRYIFQGKLMVDIMLKKAECYVLTVRQGVFKEGEETNGEIVDAGIKPKVTPRREFVGIIEPEVGEVDISQADIIVSVGRGIEDASNIELAEELAKLLGGVVAGSRPVIDNGWLPKDRQVGISGKTVKPKLYLALGISGAFQHVMGMKDSELIIAINKDPEAPIFGVAHYGVVGDLFEIVPVLIEKLQKIKG, encoded by the coding sequence ATGAGGGTTTTTGCTGTAGCCGAAATTAGACTTGGAGAACTCGATCCGGTTAGCGTCGAGCTGCTGAACTTAGCGAACTCTGTGAAGGGTGACGGAAAAAGCGAAGCGGTTGTGATTGGCAAAGACGTTGGAAGCTTTGCGGAAGAGCTTGCCAAATATGCGGACGTTGTGTGGAAGATAGAAGACGATTCTTTGGAAAATTACAATCCAGAGCTATACGCTGACGTTCTCTTGCAGCTGTTCGAGAAAGAAAAACCGGATTTGATCTTGTTCCCGAACTCTTCGAGAGGAGCAGAGCTCGCTCCGCTCGTGGCTTCGAAGCTAAACGCTCCAATCGCCACTGATGTCGTTGGAGTTGATGTGAAGGACGGAATCAAGGTAAGCAGGTACATATTCCAAGGGAAGCTGATGGTAGATATAATGCTCAAAAAAGCCGAATGCTACGTCCTCACCGTCAGGCAGGGAGTGTTCAAAGAGGGAGAAGAGACGAATGGGGAAATCGTTGACGCCGGAATTAAACCGAAAGTAACGCCAAGAAGAGAGTTCGTCGGAATTATCGAGCCTGAAGTTGGGGAAGTGGACATTTCCCAAGCTGACATAATAGTTTCAGTGGGAAGGGGAATCGAAGACGCATCCAACATAGAGCTTGCTGAAGAGCTCGCTAAGCTTCTTGGAGGAGTCGTTGCCGGAAGTCGTCCGGTAATAGACAACGGATGGCTGCCGAAGGACAGGCAGGTCGGAATCTCAGGAAAAACCGTAAAGCCAAAGCTGTATTTGGCTTTAGGAATAAGCGGTGCATTCCAGCACGTTATGGGTATGAAAGACAGCGAGCTAATAATTGCTATAAACAAAGACCCGGAGGCTCCGATATTTGGAGTTGCTCACTACGGAGTAGTCGGAGACTTATTCGAGATAGTCCCGGTTCTGATCGAAAAGCTCCAGAAGATCAAGGGATAA
- a CDS encoding heparan-alpha-glucosaminide N-acetyltransferase, with protein MSAQKLRYVEVDFFRGVALIMMLISNFVTDLQYFAGYNNFELFWRFFALLTASMFVFISGVSVWLSHFRWNYTKFFKRFVKLFGLGLMITVFTKLFLKEGTIYFGVLHFLGVASILVIPFLRFGEKNVLIAPVFFAGKFVVENIHSENLLLLPLGITPPYFFTFDYFPIFPWFGVFLLGVGAASIIYPGGERKFELSFPKAFLSVAFLGRHTLKIYLLHQPIFGIVLLLYLGNLPGVNLPW; from the coding sequence ATGAGTGCTCAAAAGTTAAGATACGTTGAAGTGGACTTTTTCAGGGGAGTGGCACTTATAATGATGCTGATTTCCAACTTCGTAACCGACTTACAGTACTTCGCAGGATACAACAACTTTGAACTTTTTTGGAGATTCTTCGCTTTATTAACTGCCTCTATGTTCGTTTTCATCTCTGGAGTTTCCGTGTGGTTGTCACACTTTAGGTGGAATTACACGAAATTTTTCAAGCGTTTTGTCAAACTTTTCGGTTTGGGTTTGATGATAACTGTCTTTACGAAGCTCTTCCTTAAAGAGGGGACGATATACTTCGGAGTTCTTCACTTCCTCGGAGTGGCGAGCATCTTAGTTATTCCTTTCCTTAGATTTGGAGAGAAGAACGTTCTAATAGCTCCGGTATTTTTCGCCGGGAAATTCGTTGTTGAAAATATACACTCCGAAAATCTCCTTCTCCTTCCTCTGGGAATTACTCCTCCTTATTTCTTCACTTTCGACTACTTTCCGATTTTTCCCTGGTTCGGAGTTTTTCTGCTTGGAGTTGGAGCGGCTTCGATAATTTATCCCGGTGGTGAGAGAAAATTCGAACTTTCTTTTCCAAAAGCATTTCTGAGCGTGGCTTTTCTCGGAAGGCACACGCTGAAAATTTATCTTCTCCATCAACCGATTTTTGGGATCGTCCTTCTTTTATACTTGGGTAACCTTCCCGGAGTCAACCTTCCTTGGTAA
- a CDS encoding DUF3368 domain-containing protein, whose amino-acid sequence MSGTIGVLVRCIEKNIISKKEANQILKEMIAKGFLLSDF is encoded by the coding sequence GTGTCTGGAACCATCGGTGTTTTAGTTCGCTGCATTGAAAAGAATATAATCTCTAAAAAGGAAGCAAATCAAATCTTAAAGGAGATGATCGCAAAGGGTTTTTTACTCTCCGATTTCTGA
- a CDS encoding MoaD family protein translates to MVKVKLFANFREVVGKKEIEVEAKNLNELLEKLSQDYPGIEKLYDYMIVVVNGRILKENVELKDNDVVALMPPVSGGELFSELTPVKEAQKIFLNNIKEITPEIVPLEDAFMRVAAEDIKAEIDIPHYNRAAMDGFAVVSEAVRNASKSNPVILKKADFVDFEHAKWVHTGDSLPENADAVVKAEDAEELGEFVAIYKAVRKYENVGLKGEDVRKGEVIVKKGEVLKPQHLSLLRSAGVEEIRVFRNPKVLVVPTGDELLPPKSELVEGKVYESNSILVGGLAKLWGCEVDARGIVRDSEEDLRRIFEDLDGYDLVVTLGGTSVGKRDYVYKVLNEIGEVLFRGVALRPGKPTIAALVNEKPVLALPGFPAACFASAYLFLKPAVEKMFGMKGDEGFKVVLEDKIYSKVGFTSFVRLKVSFPEMKAKVISSYGSGILSSITKANAYTLVEENVEVVEKGEEVVAYRI, encoded by the coding sequence ATGGTTAAGGTAAAGCTCTTTGCAAACTTTAGAGAGGTCGTAGGGAAGAAAGAAATTGAAGTTGAAGCAAAAAATCTCAACGAACTTCTTGAAAAGCTTTCTCAAGATTATCCGGGAATTGAAAAGCTTTACGATTACATGATAGTCGTCGTGAACGGAAGGATATTGAAAGAGAACGTTGAACTAAAAGATAACGATGTCGTTGCTTTAATGCCTCCCGTCAGCGGAGGAGAGCTTTTTTCCGAATTAACTCCAGTAAAAGAGGCACAGAAAATCTTTCTTAACAATATCAAAGAGATCACGCCTGAGATAGTTCCGCTGGAAGATGCTTTTATGAGGGTGGCTGCCGAGGACATTAAAGCTGAAATAGACATTCCCCACTACAACAGAGCAGCAATGGACGGTTTCGCTGTTGTAAGCGAAGCTGTGAGGAACGCAAGCAAAAGCAATCCGGTTATTCTAAAAAAAGCCGATTTCGTTGATTTTGAACACGCTAAGTGGGTACACACGGGAGATTCTTTGCCTGAAAATGCTGACGCTGTCGTAAAAGCTGAAGATGCTGAAGAGCTCGGAGAGTTCGTGGCGATATACAAAGCCGTGAGAAAATACGAAAATGTGGGGCTGAAAGGAGAGGACGTTAGAAAGGGAGAAGTTATAGTAAAAAAGGGAGAAGTTCTAAAGCCGCAACACCTCTCACTTCTGAGGAGTGCTGGAGTTGAGGAGATAAGGGTTTTTAGAAATCCGAAAGTTCTCGTCGTTCCTACTGGAGACGAACTCCTCCCACCAAAAAGCGAGCTCGTTGAGGGGAAGGTTTACGAGAGCAACAGCATTCTCGTAGGAGGATTGGCAAAATTATGGGGGTGCGAAGTCGATGCGAGAGGAATTGTTAGAGACAGCGAAGAAGATCTCAGGAGAATTTTCGAAGACCTTGACGGCTACGACTTAGTAGTCACGCTTGGGGGAACTTCTGTCGGTAAGAGAGATTACGTTTACAAAGTTCTTAACGAAATCGGTGAGGTTCTGTTCAGAGGAGTTGCCCTTCGCCCGGGAAAGCCCACGATAGCTGCTTTAGTAAATGAAAAACCCGTTTTAGCTCTCCCCGGATTTCCCGCAGCTTGTTTTGCCTCAGCTTACCTGTTCCTCAAACCGGCTGTAGAGAAGATGTTCGGAATGAAGGGAGATGAGGGGTTCAAAGTCGTGCTTGAGGACAAAATTTACTCGAAAGTAGGTTTCACGAGCTTCGTCAGGCTGAAGGTGAGCTTTCCGGAAATGAAAGCTAAGGTGATATCCTCCTACGGTTCCGGGATACTCTCTTCGATAACGAAAGCTAACGCTTACACGCTTGTTGAAGAGAACGTCGAGGTCGTGGAGAAGGGGGAAGAGGTAGTTGCTTACAGAATTTAA
- a CDS encoding acyl-CoA dehydrogenase family protein, with the protein MPISFQFTEEQEDIRRAAREFAEKEFTPELARECDREEKFPFELWKKCAKLGFHAVAIPEEYGGGGYGPIEQMIVMEEFSAVNPGLGLACLIPTFGVEILLLHGSEEQKEKYVTKVAKGDAIMGMANTEPDAGSDAASIKTRAVRDGDEWVLNGTKQFISNGSIADFILVTARTSEPKSFEERHKGISYFIVETDREGYKATKITGKMGIRATDTAEVSLNNVRVPAENLVGEEGKGFYYMMEFFDITRVWVAAQAVGIARGALKLVVDYVKQRKAFGMPLAAFQYVQFKIAELATKIEAARTLTYRAAAVQVETGKPDNTLSAMAKWYAGEVAVETCNWALQFHGGYGYIDEYPINQFYRDAKITEIYEGAKEIEKLIIARNIFGFKGR; encoded by the coding sequence ATGCCGATAAGTTTTCAGTTTACCGAGGAGCAGGAAGATATAAGAAGAGCTGCAAGAGAGTTTGCCGAGAAGGAGTTCACTCCGGAGCTTGCAAGAGAGTGTGACAGGGAAGAGAAGTTCCCCTTCGAGCTATGGAAGAAGTGTGCAAAACTCGGATTCCATGCCGTGGCGATTCCGGAAGAATACGGGGGAGGAGGATACGGACCGATAGAGCAAATGATAGTAATGGAGGAGTTTTCAGCCGTAAACCCCGGCTTGGGATTGGCTTGCTTGATTCCGACCTTCGGAGTTGAGATACTTCTCCTCCACGGAAGTGAGGAGCAGAAGGAGAAGTACGTTACAAAAGTTGCGAAGGGAGATGCGATAATGGGTATGGCTAACACCGAGCCTGATGCAGGAAGCGATGCGGCAAGCATAAAAACCAGAGCTGTTAGGGACGGCGATGAATGGGTTTTGAACGGAACTAAGCAGTTCATCTCGAACGGAAGTATTGCCGACTTCATCCTCGTTACGGCAAGAACCTCCGAGCCGAAGAGCTTCGAAGAGAGGCACAAGGGAATAAGTTACTTCATCGTTGAGACGGACAGAGAAGGTTACAAAGCCACGAAAATCACCGGGAAGATGGGTATTAGGGCAACCGATACAGCAGAGGTAAGCTTGAACAACGTTAGGGTTCCAGCTGAGAATCTGGTTGGAGAAGAAGGAAAAGGATTCTACTACATGATGGAGTTCTTCGACATAACGAGGGTTTGGGTGGCAGCTCAGGCTGTAGGAATAGCGAGGGGAGCATTAAAGCTCGTTGTCGATTACGTAAAGCAGAGAAAAGCTTTCGGAATGCCGCTGGCTGCTTTCCAGTACGTTCAGTTCAAGATAGCTGAGTTGGCGACGAAAATAGAGGCTGCGAGGACGCTAACTTACAGAGCTGCAGCCGTGCAAGTAGAGACAGGAAAGCCTGACAACACGCTTTCGGCAATGGCTAAGTGGTACGCAGGAGAGGTGGCTGTCGAGACGTGCAACTGGGCTTTGCAGTTCCACGGAGGTTACGGATACATCGACGAATACCCGATAAACCAGTTCTACAGGGATGCGAAGATAACGGAGATCTACGAGGGAGCTAAGGAGATAGAGAAGCTGATAATAGCAAGAAACATCTTCGGCTTTAAAGGAAGGTAA
- a CDS encoding phenylacetate--CoA ligase family protein, with translation MPLDNYWQKEEIMPRRELEELQLKRLKWVVNHAYRNVAFYKRRLKELGVHPSDIKKLEDVKKLPFTTKEDFASNYPFGLFAVPLSEVVRIHTSSGTTGKPKVVGYTRNDLENWTNLVARCLYMVGVRKDDVFQNMVNYSLFTGGLGFHYAAERIGATTIPAGVGNTRRQLELMMDLGTTAIHCTPSYALRIKEVSEEWGLNFEGSRLRIGCFGAEPWSENLRKRLEEFFGIKAFDSYGLSEMNGPGVAFECEEQNGLHIWIDHYLVEIVDEEGNPVGEGEKGELVLTALTKEAMPILRYRTGDITFLIDEKCSCGRTHPKIARISGRVDDMVVVKGVNVYPSQVEHSLMKIPEVCGEFQIVVDRKTLDNVTVRVEVPEDKVNSEKLKAKIEEILKSDLGVRVNVELVKKGELERTGGKAKRVVDLRKNS, from the coding sequence ATGCCACTTGACAACTATTGGCAAAAAGAGGAGATAATGCCAAGAAGGGAGCTTGAAGAATTGCAGCTGAAGAGGTTGAAATGGGTTGTTAATCACGCTTATCGAAACGTTGCCTTTTATAAAAGGAGATTGAAAGAGCTTGGAGTTCATCCGAGCGACATAAAAAAGCTCGAAGACGTTAAGAAGCTTCCTTTCACAACCAAGGAAGATTTCGCGTCAAATTATCCCTTCGGTCTGTTCGCTGTGCCTTTAAGCGAAGTTGTGAGAATACACACATCGAGCGGAACAACAGGAAAACCGAAAGTCGTTGGCTATACAAGAAACGACCTTGAAAACTGGACGAATCTTGTGGCGAGATGCCTTTACATGGTGGGAGTTAGAAAAGACGACGTTTTTCAGAACATGGTAAACTACAGCCTCTTCACCGGAGGTCTGGGCTTTCACTACGCTGCCGAGAGAATAGGAGCAACAACAATCCCCGCCGGCGTGGGGAACACGAGAAGACAGCTGGAGCTCATGATGGATTTAGGAACGACCGCTATTCATTGCACGCCAAGTTACGCTCTCAGAATTAAGGAAGTTTCTGAGGAGTGGGGACTAAACTTTGAAGGGAGCAGACTTAGAATCGGATGCTTCGGAGCTGAACCTTGGAGCGAAAATCTGAGAAAAAGACTCGAAGAATTTTTCGGAATAAAAGCTTTCGACAGCTACGGATTGAGCGAAATGAACGGTCCGGGGGTTGCTTTTGAGTGTGAAGAGCAAAACGGCTTGCACATATGGATCGATCACTACCTCGTTGAGATAGTTGATGAAGAGGGAAACCCGGTTGGAGAGGGGGAAAAAGGGGAGCTCGTTTTAACGGCTCTTACAAAAGAAGCCATGCCGATTTTGAGGTACAGAACTGGAGACATAACGTTTTTAATCGACGAAAAGTGCTCTTGCGGAAGAACTCATCCGAAAATAGCGAGAATAAGTGGAAGAGTTGATGACATGGTAGTCGTAAAAGGAGTGAACGTATATCCTTCTCAGGTTGAGCACTCTTTGATGAAGATTCCAGAAGTTTGCGGAGAATTCCAGATAGTAGTTGACAGAAAAACTCTCGACAACGTAACTGTTAGAGTAGAAGTGCCGGAGGATAAAGTCAACTCGGAAAAACTGAAAGCTAAAATCGAAGAGATTCTGAAATCCGACCTTGGAGTGAGGGTTAACGTGGAGCTCGTGAAAAAAGGAGAGTTGGAAAGGACGGGCGGAAAGGCAAAAAGAGTTGTGGATTTGAGGAAAAATTCTTGA
- a CDS encoding electron transfer flavoprotein subunit beta/FixA family protein: protein MKIIVLAKHAADPESEIHLKDEKTLDERGLVFDINDWDRYAIEEAIRIKENLGGEVVVVGVGKSDDTLRKCLAMGADRAIKIPIDAGMDPFVTASAIKEVVEAEGFDLIIAGLMSQDYNNALVGTLLAGMLNVPYATAVTSLKVENGKIRVTRELEGGYQEEAVLSTPCLITVQSGINEPRYVSIMGIKRARSKELKEVSVSAPEGVYEVEKMYYPPVKKAEMITGSPDEIADKIIQILKERGLL, encoded by the coding sequence GTGAAGATAATTGTATTAGCAAAGCATGCAGCCGATCCGGAGAGTGAAATCCACCTCAAGGACGAGAAAACTCTCGACGAAAGAGGTTTGGTTTTCGACATAAACGACTGGGACAGATACGCTATCGAAGAGGCTATAAGGATCAAGGAGAACTTGGGAGGAGAAGTTGTTGTGGTAGGGGTTGGAAAGAGCGACGACACTCTAAGGAAGTGCTTGGCAATGGGTGCGGACAGAGCTATAAAGATTCCCATAGATGCGGGAATGGACCCCTTTGTAACTGCTTCTGCGATAAAGGAAGTGGTAGAGGCTGAGGGTTTCGATCTGATAATAGCCGGTTTGATGAGCCAAGACTACAACAACGCTCTGGTCGGAACTCTTCTTGCTGGAATGCTCAACGTTCCTTACGCAACGGCGGTAACTTCCCTGAAAGTAGAGAACGGAAAAATTAGAGTGACGAGGGAGCTTGAGGGAGGTTATCAGGAGGAGGCTGTTTTGAGCACTCCTTGCTTAATCACCGTGCAGAGCGGTATCAACGAGCCGAGGTACGTGTCGATAATGGGGATTAAGAGGGCGAGAAGCAAAGAGCTTAAAGAAGTCAGCGTTTCAGCTCCAGAAGGAGTGTACGAAGTTGAAAAAATGTACTATCCTCCGGTAAAGAAAGCCGAGATGATTACCGGATCTCCGGATGAAATTGCTGACAAGATTATTCAGATACTTAAGGAGAGGGGGTTGCTATGA
- a CDS encoding thiolase domain-containing protein, which translates to MAVAVIGVGHTKFGNRRDVNVPELAWEAMKQAFDSANVEQKDIDFFVVGTAGLWSSEAAVPSLMAEYAKLGVGSMRVEAACATGSAAIRVGYTAIESGEADVVLVLGVEKMQESPNPTVIEIIGRFGSYFWEFENFGLTFPAYYALHATAYMAKYNATEEDFARVAVKNHYYGAKNPNAQFQKEITLETALNSPYIAWPFKLYDCSPITDGAAAVVLASEEKVKEWGIEEKVWILSQGVGTGTANLSKRETFTSLKSAAFAAELAYKKAGIDMDAPYKQLDGANVHDCFTAAEIIAYEDLRFAKRGEGVELIRNEQTYIGGRIPVNLDGGLKAKGHPIGATGVSQAVEAYKQLLSKAEAGRQAEIKNGRWLTHNVGGTGHYSYVTIYSLEKR; encoded by the coding sequence ATGGCAGTAGCTGTTATTGGGGTTGGACACACCAAATTCGGAAACAGAAGAGACGTTAACGTTCCGGAACTCGCTTGGGAAGCAATGAAACAGGCTTTTGACTCGGCAAACGTTGAACAGAAGGATATAGACTTTTTCGTTGTCGGAACAGCCGGTTTGTGGAGTAGCGAAGCTGCAGTCCCATCTCTGATGGCGGAATACGCTAAGCTTGGAGTAGGAAGCATGCGAGTTGAGGCGGCTTGTGCAACTGGAAGTGCAGCTATTAGAGTTGGTTACACCGCTATAGAGAGTGGAGAAGCCGATGTCGTTCTCGTTCTCGGTGTGGAGAAAATGCAGGAATCTCCGAATCCGACGGTGATCGAAATTATTGGTAGATTCGGAAGTTACTTCTGGGAATTCGAAAACTTCGGCTTGACCTTCCCGGCTTATTACGCTTTACATGCTACAGCCTACATGGCTAAGTACAATGCAACCGAAGAAGACTTTGCGAGGGTGGCTGTGAAAAACCACTACTACGGAGCCAAGAATCCGAACGCTCAATTCCAGAAGGAAATAACTCTCGAAACAGCTTTGAATTCCCCTTACATTGCCTGGCCATTTAAGCTCTACGACTGTTCTCCGATAACTGACGGAGCAGCCGCTGTTGTTCTGGCGAGCGAGGAGAAGGTTAAGGAGTGGGGAATAGAGGAGAAGGTTTGGATTCTCAGTCAGGGTGTCGGGACTGGAACGGCAAATCTAAGCAAGAGAGAGACGTTCACATCGCTTAAATCTGCCGCTTTTGCAGCTGAACTTGCCTACAAGAAAGCCGGAATCGATATGGACGCTCCCTACAAGCAGCTGGACGGAGCAAACGTGCACGACTGCTTTACCGCAGCAGAAATTATCGCCTACGAGGATTTGAGATTCGCTAAGAGAGGAGAAGGGGTTGAGCTGATAAGAAACGAGCAAACTTACATAGGTGGAAGAATTCCGGTAAATCTGGACGGCGGTTTGAAAGCTAAGGGTCATCCGATAGGTGCTACTGGAGTTTCTCAGGCTGTCGAAGCTTACAAGCAGCTTTTGAGCAAGGCAGAAGCTGGCAGACAGGCTGAAATCAAGAACGGAAGGTGGCTAACTCACAACGTCGGTGGGACGGGTCACTACAGCTACGTTACGATATACTCCCTCGAGAAGAGGTGA
- a CDS encoding 3-hydroxyacyl-CoA dehydrogenase/enoyl-CoA hydratase family protein codes for MEIKKVAVVGAGTMGSGIAQVCAMAGYEVWVRDISEEILNKAKETIEKNLRKAVNKGKISVTKLKEIEAKLHFTTDLKEAVEDADLVIEAVPEVMDLKKQVFKEICEYNKKAILATNTSGLSITELSKATDRPDKFVGMHFFNPVPVMALVEVIKGEYTSEETVKIAVEFVKSLGKTPVVVKKDVTGFIVNRCLVPYLVLAIQDVENGVATKEEIDATMLYNYKFPMGPIELSDFVGLDILYYSTQQWDIVPKSKLLEEKFKAKELGMKTGKGFYDWRQGRPKIPKEAAGKYDALRLIAPMVNIAASLIEMGVASAEEIDTAMKLGTNMPKGPCELGDEIGLDVILAKVEELYKEKGYEILKPSEYLKKLVAEGKTGKKAGAGFYNYEKAAYMNIKVEKVEEGIAKLVLNRPHRLNALTIETLDEIVRALEELEKDESVRVLIITGEGRAFSAGLDLQATLEGDMLKPAVAMMLAMKGQQTFTAIEKFSKPVIAAINGYAFGGGCELALACDFRIMAKGAQIGLTETALGIIPGWGGTQRMAKIVGIAKAKELIMLAKRLGAEEAEEIGLVHKAVDQEKFWEEVMNLARTLAKGAPIALRLAKYAINFGYELPVEAGQALESAYFGVVASTEDVQEGFAAFFEKREPKFKGK; via the coding sequence ATGGAAATTAAGAAGGTGGCTGTTGTTGGAGCCGGAACGATGGGGAGCGGAATAGCTCAGGTTTGTGCAATGGCTGGCTACGAAGTTTGGGTTAGAGACATAAGCGAGGAAATTCTGAACAAAGCCAAAGAAACGATCGAGAAGAATTTGAGAAAGGCTGTAAATAAAGGAAAGATCAGCGTAACGAAGCTTAAGGAAATTGAAGCAAAGCTCCACTTCACCACAGACTTGAAAGAAGCTGTGGAGGATGCAGATCTCGTGATAGAGGCTGTTCCTGAGGTTATGGATCTCAAAAAGCAGGTTTTCAAAGAAATCTGTGAGTACAACAAGAAAGCAATTCTCGCAACTAACACTTCCGGATTGAGCATTACCGAGCTTTCGAAAGCGACGGACAGACCGGATAAATTCGTTGGTATGCACTTCTTCAATCCAGTTCCGGTGATGGCTCTCGTTGAAGTTATAAAGGGAGAGTACACGAGCGAAGAAACCGTTAAGATTGCCGTCGAATTCGTAAAAAGCCTTGGAAAAACCCCTGTTGTCGTGAAAAAGGACGTTACCGGATTTATCGTAAATAGATGTCTCGTGCCTTATCTTGTTTTGGCTATACAGGATGTTGAGAATGGCGTAGCAACTAAGGAGGAGATAGACGCCACTATGCTCTACAACTACAAGTTCCCCATGGGTCCAATCGAACTTTCCGACTTCGTAGGACTGGACATTCTGTATTACTCCACCCAGCAGTGGGACATCGTGCCGAAATCTAAGCTTCTTGAGGAGAAGTTCAAAGCGAAGGAGCTTGGTATGAAAACTGGAAAGGGCTTCTACGACTGGAGGCAGGGAAGACCGAAGATTCCGAAGGAGGCGGCTGGAAAGTACGATGCTTTAAGACTCATAGCTCCTATGGTGAACATAGCCGCAAGTCTAATTGAAATGGGCGTTGCGAGTGCTGAAGAAATCGACACAGCCATGAAACTCGGAACGAACATGCCAAAAGGTCCTTGCGAGCTCGGAGACGAGATAGGCTTGGACGTCATTCTGGCTAAAGTCGAGGAACTTTACAAGGAGAAAGGTTACGAAATTCTGAAGCCTTCAGAGTACCTGAAAAAGCTTGTAGCTGAAGGAAAAACTGGGAAGAAAGCTGGAGCAGGCTTTTACAATTACGAGAAAGCAGCTTACATGAACATAAAGGTCGAGAAGGTCGAAGAGGGAATTGCGAAGCTCGTCCTAAACAGACCCCACAGACTCAACGCTTTGACGATAGAAACCCTCGACGAAATAGTAAGAGCTCTGGAGGAGCTCGAAAAGGATGAAAGCGTAAGGGTTCTCATCATCACCGGAGAGGGAAGGGCTTTCTCAGCCGGACTCGATCTGCAAGCAACTCTCGAAGGGGATATGCTGAAACCGGCTGTAGCTATGATGCTCGCTATGAAGGGTCAGCAGACGTTTACGGCAATAGAAAAATTCTCGAAGCCGGTTATAGCAGCGATAAACGGATACGCTTTCGGAGGAGGTTGCGAGCTTGCTTTAGCGTGTGATTTCAGAATAATGGCAAAAGGAGCTCAGATCGGTTTGACGGAAACAGCTTTAGGAATAATCCCCGGCTGGGGCGGAACTCAGAGGATGGCTAAGATAGTGGGGATTGCTAAGGCTAAGGAACTCATAATGCTCGCTAAGAGGCTTGGTGCTGAGGAAGCTGAAGAAATAGGGCTTGTTCACAAAGCTGTAGATCAGGAGAAGTTCTGGGAGGAAGTAATGAACTTGGCAAGAACTTTAGCCAAAGGTGCTCCTATCGCTTTGAGACTTGCGAAGTACGCTATAAACTTCGGATACGAACTGCCTGTCGAAGCGGGACAGGCTTTGGAGTCGGCTTACTTTGGCGTTGTCGCCTCAACTGAAGACGTGCAAGAAGGGTTTGCAGCCTTCTTCGAAAAGAGAGAGCCGAAGTTCAAAGGTAAATAA
- a CDS encoding Zn-ribbon domain-containing OB-fold protein, with amino-acid sequence MEEFKKAVERNIAEYGFPVALDEKTGAMQWVDMRKLELSYLICIENIAPFFEGMREGKLLTTKCKRCGELFFPPQKDCPNCRVSEMEWVELKKEGVLETLTVVFVRPPSFAMHDPYTVAIAKLDDGVRITAWLRGDPRKVKPGQRVRVEISRRKEGYLMYELVPIEG; translated from the coding sequence GTGGAGGAGTTTAAAAAGGCTGTTGAAAGAAACATAGCGGAATACGGATTTCCGGTAGCTTTGGATGAGAAAACAGGAGCGATGCAGTGGGTTGACATGAGGAAGCTCGAGCTTAGCTACTTGATCTGCATAGAAAACATAGCTCCCTTCTTCGAAGGAATGAGGGAGGGTAAGCTTTTAACGACTAAGTGCAAGAGGTGCGGCGAGCTGTTTTTCCCTCCTCAAAAGGATTGTCCGAACTGCAGAGTGAGCGAGATGGAGTGGGTTGAGCTGAAGAAAGAGGGAGTGCTCGAAACTCTCACCGTCGTCTTCGTCAGACCTCCGAGCTTTGCGATGCACGACCCTTACACTGTGGCTATAGCCAAACTCGATGATGGAGTAAGAATAACTGCTTGGCTGAGGGGAGATCCGAGAAAAGTTAAACCGGGGCAGCGAGTTAGAGTTGAGATATCGAGAAGAAAAGAAGGGTATTTAATGTATGAGCTCGTTCCCATAGAGGGGTGA